Proteins from a genomic interval of Streptomyces sp. SID8374:
- a CDS encoding RNA polymerase sigma factor SigF, which yields MRDETIRSGVVRPAGIPEQQARPHPVDGADGPESLNVAVEQAQERAGQMSEHGHHDPHDRSGARALFIELRELPDGSAEKAELRNRLVRMHLPLVEHLARRFRNRGEPLDDLTQVATIGLIKSVDRFDPDRGVEFSTYATPTVVGEIKRHFRDKGWAVRVPRRLQELRLSLTTATAELSQQHGRSPTVHELAERLGISEEEVLEGLESANAYSTLSLDVPDTDDESPAVADTLGSEDEALEGVEYRESLKPLLEDLPPREKRILLLRFFGNMTQSQIAQEVGISQMHVSRLLARTLAQLRERLLVEE from the coding sequence GTGCGGGACGAGACGATCCGATCCGGGGTGGTGCGGCCGGCAGGCATCCCGGAGCAACAGGCCCGGCCGCATCCGGTGGACGGAGCGGACGGGCCTGAGAGCCTCAACGTCGCGGTGGAGCAGGCGCAGGAGCGGGCGGGCCAGATGAGCGAGCACGGGCACCACGATCCACACGACCGCAGCGGGGCCCGGGCCCTGTTCATCGAGTTGCGGGAGCTTCCCGACGGCTCGGCGGAGAAGGCGGAGCTGCGCAACCGGCTGGTGCGGATGCACCTGCCGCTGGTGGAGCACCTGGCCCGCCGCTTCCGCAACCGCGGGGAGCCGCTGGACGACCTGACGCAGGTCGCCACGATCGGCCTGATCAAGTCGGTGGACCGGTTCGACCCCGACCGGGGCGTGGAGTTCTCGACGTACGCGACCCCCACGGTCGTCGGCGAGATCAAGCGCCACTTCCGGGACAAGGGCTGGGCGGTGCGGGTGCCGCGCCGCCTCCAGGAGCTGCGCCTCTCGCTGACCACGGCCACCGCCGAGCTCTCCCAGCAGCACGGCCGCTCGCCGACCGTGCACGAGCTGGCCGAGCGGCTGGGCATCTCCGAGGAGGAGGTGCTGGAGGGCCTGGAGTCGGCCAACGCGTACAGCACGCTCTCGCTGGACGTGCCGGACACGGACGACGAGTCCCCGGCGGTCGCGGACACGCTGGGCTCGGAGGACGAGGCGCTGGAGGGCGTGGAGTACCGGGAGTCGCTCAAGCCGCTCCTGGAGGACCTGCCGCCGCGCGAGAAGCGGATCCTGCTGCTGCGCTTCTTCGGGAACATGACCCAGTCGCAGATCGCCCAGGAGGTCGGCATCTCGCAGATGCACGTCTCCCGGCTGCTGGCCCGCACCCTGGCCCAGCTGCGCGAGCGCCTGCTCGTCGAGGAGTAG
- a CDS encoding Na+/H+ antiporter, which translates to MDALPLVALVAASAAVAGAARRTPIPAPLVLVAVGLAAGLVPGVPTYHLDAHVVLPLLLPPLLYMAAVDSSYLDLRANIRPVALLSVGYTLFATLAVGWLAYLVIPELPLTAALVLGAVIAPPDAVTAAAIARRVGLPARVTTILQGESLVNDATAITAFRVALAAAVGEGMSWGEGIAEFLLAAVGGVGVGLLLMVPLHWLRTHLKEALLQNTLSLLIPFVAYAAAERVHASGVLAVVVVALYLGHRSWQVDFATRLQEAAVWKMVAFILESTVFALIGLQLPFVLKGLEAGGMTAALGYAAIIFVAVVVVRFIWVYPATYLPRRLSKRVREREPGTDWTAPLIVGWAGMRGVVSLAVAFSIPLVTHDGEPFPARNLVLFLTFTTVIATLVIQGLTLPVLVRVLKLPGRDPQTETLIEAQAQSEASVAAEARLEELLTDPHNNLPPPLADRLRAVLERRRNAVWERLGAADPVTGESADDTYRRLSREMIEAEREVFVRLRDERRIDDEMMRTLLRRLDLEEAAAYRETDDS; encoded by the coding sequence ATGGACGCGCTGCCGCTGGTGGCGCTGGTCGCGGCCAGCGCCGCGGTCGCCGGTGCGGCGCGCCGCACCCCGATTCCGGCCCCGCTCGTCCTGGTCGCCGTCGGCCTCGCCGCGGGCCTGGTGCCGGGCGTACCGACGTACCACCTGGACGCGCACGTCGTCCTCCCGCTGCTGCTTCCCCCGCTGCTCTACATGGCCGCCGTCGACAGCTCCTACCTCGACCTGCGGGCCAACATCCGGCCGGTCGCACTGCTCTCCGTGGGGTACACCCTCTTCGCCACCCTCGCCGTGGGGTGGCTGGCCTACCTCGTCATCCCGGAGCTGCCGCTGACCGCCGCGCTCGTCCTGGGGGCCGTCATCGCCCCGCCGGACGCCGTGACGGCCGCCGCGATCGCCCGCCGGGTCGGGCTGCCCGCCCGGGTGACGACCATCCTTCAGGGTGAGTCGCTGGTGAACGACGCCACCGCCATCACCGCCTTCCGGGTGGCGCTGGCCGCCGCGGTCGGGGAGGGGATGAGCTGGGGCGAGGGGATCGCCGAGTTCCTGCTGGCCGCGGTCGGCGGGGTCGGGGTCGGCCTGCTCCTGATGGTGCCGCTGCACTGGTTGCGCACACACCTGAAGGAAGCCCTTCTCCAGAACACGCTCTCTCTACTGATCCCGTTCGTGGCGTACGCGGCGGCCGAACGGGTGCACGCCTCCGGAGTCCTCGCCGTGGTCGTCGTCGCCCTCTATCTGGGACACCGCTCCTGGCAGGTCGACTTCGCCACCCGCCTCCAGGAGGCCGCGGTCTGGAAGATGGTCGCCTTCATCCTGGAGTCCACGGTCTTCGCCCTGATCGGGCTCCAGCTGCCCTTCGTCCTCAAAGGGCTCGAAGCGGGCGGCATGACGGCGGCGCTCGGCTACGCGGCGATCATCTTCGTCGCGGTCGTCGTAGTCCGCTTCATCTGGGTCTACCCGGCCACCTACCTGCCCCGACGGCTGTCGAAGCGGGTACGGGAGCGGGAGCCGGGCACCGACTGGACCGCGCCCCTGATCGTCGGCTGGGCGGGCATGCGCGGGGTCGTCTCGCTCGCCGTCGCCTTCTCCATCCCGCTGGTCACGCACGACGGCGAGCCGTTCCCCGCCCGCAACCTGGTGCTGTTCCTGACCTTCACCACCGTCATCGCCACGCTGGTGATCCAGGGGCTGACCCTGCCCGTACTCGTCCGCGTACTGAAGCTGCCGGGGCGCGACCCGCAGACCGAGACGCTCATCGAGGCGCAGGCCCAGAGCGAGGCGTCCGTGGCCGCCGAAGCCCGCCTGGAGGAGCTGCTCACCGACCCGCACAACAACCTGCCGCCCCCGCTGGCCGACCGGCTGCGCGCTGTGCTGGAGCGCCGCCGCAACGCCGTCTGGGAGCGGCTGGGGGCAGCCGACCCGGTCACCGGGGAGTCGGCGGACGACACCTACCGGCGGCTCTCCCGCGAGATGATCGAGGCCGAGCGGGAGGTCTTCGTCCGGCTCCGGGACGAGCGGCGGATCGACGACGAGATGATGCGTACGCTGCTGCGCCGGCTGGACCTGGAGGAGGCGGCCGCCTACCGGGAGACGGACGACTCCTGA
- a CDS encoding PAS domain-containing sensor histidine kinase, with product MNDLVRQHTALSDTDLEWLHLLVSEWQLLSDLSFADLVLWVPTRDGTRYVSVAQMRPNTGPTSYQDDMVGHLVPRGRRPLLDAALDEGRIVREGDPEWREEVPVRVESIPVRREGRVLGVIARNTNLLTVRTPSRLELTYLQSASDLAQMIAAGSFPFPGQQVDMDASPRVGDGLIRLDADGVVQYASPNGLSAYHRLGLASDLVGHHLGTTTAELAPSRGPVDEALVKVASGYAPREFEVECAGGVIQLRAIPLKPKGVRIGSLVLLRDVTELRRRERELITKDATIREIHHRVKNNLQTVAALLRLQARRMDSEQGREALNEAVRRVGSIAIVHETLSQNLDERVEFDEIADRVIAMVSEISPGKVTCRRTGRFGILDAEVATPLSMVLTEVLQNALEHAFAVGDQGTVEVSAVRGGSPTEGRLLITVTDDGRGLPKGFDPQRAGNLGLQIVRTLVEGELGGTFGMVPAPERGTQVVLDLPVRGDK from the coding sequence ATGAACGATCTCGTCCGCCAGCACACCGCTCTGAGCGACACCGACCTCGAGTGGCTGCATCTGCTGGTCTCGGAGTGGCAGCTGCTCTCCGACCTCTCCTTCGCCGACCTCGTGCTGTGGGTCCCCACCCGGGACGGCACACGGTACGTCTCCGTCGCCCAGATGCGGCCCAACACCGGCCCCACCTCCTACCAGGACGACATGGTCGGCCATCTGGTGCCGCGAGGCCGCCGGCCGCTGCTGGACGCGGCCCTGGACGAGGGCCGGATCGTGCGCGAGGGCGACCCGGAGTGGCGCGAGGAGGTTCCCGTACGGGTCGAGTCCATCCCCGTACGCCGTGAGGGCCGGGTGCTCGGCGTCATCGCCCGCAACACCAACCTGCTCACCGTGCGCACCCCCTCCCGGCTGGAGCTGACCTACCTCCAGTCCGCCTCCGACCTGGCCCAGATGATCGCCGCCGGGTCCTTCCCCTTCCCCGGCCAGCAGGTCGACATGGACGCCTCCCCTCGCGTCGGCGACGGCCTGATCCGGCTGGACGCCGACGGGGTCGTCCAGTACGCCAGCCCCAACGGCCTCTCCGCCTACCACCGCCTCGGCCTCGCCTCCGACCTGGTCGGCCACCACCTCGGCACCACCACCGCCGAACTGGCGCCCTCCCGGGGCCCGGTGGACGAGGCGCTGGTCAAGGTGGCCAGCGGGTACGCGCCGCGCGAGTTCGAGGTGGAGTGCGCGGGCGGGGTGATCCAGCTGCGGGCCATCCCGCTCAAGCCCAAGGGCGTCCGCATCGGCTCCCTGGTCCTGCTCCGGGATGTCACCGAACTCCGCCGCCGCGAACGCGAGTTGATCACCAAGGACGCGACCATCCGGGAGATCCACCACCGGGTGAAGAACAACCTCCAGACGGTGGCCGCCCTGTTGCGCCTCCAGGCCCGCCGGATGGATTCCGAACAGGGGCGCGAGGCGCTCAACGAGGCGGTGCGGCGCGTCGGTTCGATCGCGATCGTCCACGAGACGCTGTCGCAGAACCTGGACGAGCGCGTCGAGTTCGACGAGATCGCCGACCGGGTCATCGCGATGGTGTCCGAGATCTCACCCGGCAAGGTGACCTGCCGGCGCACCGGACGCTTCGGCATCCTGGACGCCGAGGTCGCCACCCCGCTCTCCATGGTGCTCACGGAAGTTCTACAGAACGCACTGGAACACGCGTTCGCGGTGGGGGACCAGGGCACGGTGGAGGTCTCCGCAGTGCGCGGCGGCTCCCCGACCGAGGGCCGGCTCCTCATCACCGTCACCGACGACGGGCGCGGTCTGCCCAAGGGGTTCGACCCGCAGCGGGCTGGCAATCTGGGGCTCCAGATCGTACGGACGCTGGTGGAGGGTGAGTTGGGCGGCACGTTCGGCATGGTCCCGGCGCCGGAGCGGGGCACCCAGGTGGTGCTGGACCTGCCGGTGCGCGGCGACAAGTAG
- a CDS encoding pyridoxal-phosphate dependent enzyme: protein MNRPETLLRPRVPSPLQEVRDDRFARRGITLLLKRDDLIHPDLPGNKWRKLALNLEAAAGRTVLTFGGAYSNHLRATAAAGRLLGFPTIGVVRGDELAHRPLNPSLARCAADGMRLHFVDRTTYRAKASPEVLEGLLRLYGDVEVVPEGGSNALAAQGCAALGRELRGHTDVAAVACGTGGTLAGLAAGLDEGQRALGVPVLRGGFLGAAVTSLQDEAFGGPAGNWSLDERFTFGGYARTTPELDAFAADFEDRHGLPVERVYVAKLLFALTALAEEGAFAPGTRVSAVITGTPDVRGSQESSVSR, encoded by the coding sequence GTGAACCGCCCCGAGACCCTTCTGCGCCCCCGGGTCCCGTCCCCGCTCCAGGAGGTCCGGGACGACCGCTTCGCCCGGCGCGGGATCACGCTCCTCCTCAAGCGGGACGATCTGATCCACCCCGATCTGCCGGGCAACAAGTGGCGCAAACTCGCTCTCAACCTGGAGGCGGCCGCCGGGCGGACCGTGCTGACGTTCGGCGGCGCCTACTCCAACCACCTGCGGGCCACCGCTGCGGCCGGCCGGCTGCTGGGCTTCCCCACCATCGGTGTCGTACGCGGCGACGAGCTGGCGCACCGGCCGCTCAACCCCTCGCTCGCCCGGTGCGCCGCCGACGGCATGCGGCTGCACTTCGTGGACCGGACGACCTACCGGGCGAAGGCCTCGCCCGAGGTCCTGGAGGGGCTGCTGAGGCTGTACGGGGACGTGGAGGTGGTCCCGGAGGGCGGCAGCAACGCGCTGGCCGCACAGGGCTGCGCAGCGCTGGGGCGCGAGTTGCGCGGGCACACCGATGTGGCGGCCGTGGCCTGCGGGACCGGCGGCACCCTCGCCGGGCTCGCGGCCGGGCTGGATGAGGGACAGCGCGCCCTGGGCGTACCGGTGCTGCGCGGCGGCTTCCTCGGGGCTGCCGTGACCTCGCTCCAGGACGAGGCGTTCGGCGGCCCGGCCGGGAACTGGTCCCTCGACGAGCGCTTCACCTTCGGCGGCTACGCCCGTACGACTCCGGAACTGGACGCCTTCGCCGCGGACTTCGAGGACCGGCACGGGCTGCCGGTGGAACGGGTCTACGTCGCCAAGCTGCTGTTCGCCCTGACGGCCCTGGCCGAGGAGGGCGCGTTCGCACCGGGCACCCGGGTGAGTGCGGTGATCACCGGCACACCGGACGTGCGGGGCTCTCAGGAGTCGTCCGTCTCCCGGTAG
- a CDS encoding globin domain-containing protein, translated as MLSDRSTATVRATLPAVGAAIGDIADLFYEKLFEAHPELLRDLFNRGNQASGDQRRALAGSIAAFATALVENPGTRPDVMLNRIANKHASLGVTPEQYEVVHTHLFASIADILGDAVTPEVAAAWDEVYWLMANALIATEARLYAQQGVVAGDVWREWEVAARIEETEDVATFHLRPADRGDAPVFRPGQYVSVQVELADGARQIRQYSLSSSPGSRLRSITVKRVRGEAAPDGEVSRHLHERTRAGDRLRVSVPYGDLVLDHLDAPLLLASAGIGCTPMLSMLEHLAEQGHDRPVTVVHGDRSPADHALRAQHIRLTEKLPEAEPHFWYESPEAGHPAHRTGLVDLNGVTVLPGTHAYLCGPLPFMRTVRTRLLDAGVRPADIHYEVFGPDLWLASA; from the coding sequence ATGCTCTCCGACCGGTCCACCGCCACCGTCCGTGCCACCCTCCCCGCCGTCGGCGCGGCCATCGGGGACATCGCCGACCTCTTCTACGAGAAGCTCTTCGAGGCCCACCCGGAGCTGCTGCGCGACCTGTTCAACCGGGGCAACCAGGCCTCCGGCGACCAGCGCAGGGCCCTGGCCGGATCCATCGCCGCGTTCGCGACCGCGCTGGTCGAAAACCCCGGCACCCGGCCGGACGTGATGCTGAACCGGATCGCTAACAAGCACGCCTCCCTGGGGGTGACCCCCGAGCAGTACGAGGTGGTGCACACCCATCTCTTCGCCTCGATCGCCGACATACTGGGTGACGCGGTCACCCCTGAGGTCGCCGCGGCCTGGGACGAGGTCTACTGGCTGATGGCGAACGCCCTCATCGCCACCGAGGCGCGGCTCTACGCCCAGCAGGGTGTGGTGGCGGGCGATGTGTGGCGGGAGTGGGAGGTCGCCGCCCGGATCGAGGAGACCGAGGACGTCGCCACCTTCCACCTCCGCCCGGCGGACCGTGGTGACGCTCCGGTCTTCCGGCCCGGACAGTACGTCTCCGTACAGGTCGAACTCGCCGACGGGGCCCGGCAGATACGCCAGTACAGCCTCTCCTCCTCCCCCGGCTCCCGGCTGCGCTCCATCACGGTCAAGCGGGTGCGCGGGGAGGCGGCCCCCGACGGCGAGGTCTCCCGCCATCTGCACGAGCGCACCCGCGCGGGCGACCGGCTGCGCGTCTCCGTCCCCTATGGGGACCTGGTCCTCGACCACCTGGACGCGCCCCTGCTGCTGGCCTCGGCCGGGATCGGCTGCACGCCCATGCTGTCGATGCTGGAGCACCTGGCCGAGCAGGGCCACGACCGCCCGGTCACCGTGGTGCACGGCGACCGCTCCCCCGCCGACCACGCCCTGCGCGCCCAGCACATCCGGCTGACGGAGAAGCTCCCGGAGGCCGAACCGCACTTCTGGTACGAGTCCCCGGAGGCCGGCCACCCGGCCCACCGCACCGGCCTCGTCGACCTGAACGGCGTCACCGTGCTGCCGGGCACCCACGCCTATCTGTGCGGCCCGCTCCCCTTCATGCGCACGGTCCGCACCCGGCTGCTGGACGCGGGGGTCCGCCCGGCCGACATCCACTACGAGGTGTTCGGCCCGGACCTGTGGCTGGCGAGCGCCTGA
- a CDS encoding diacylglycerol kinase family protein, protein MRALLVVNPAATTTSARTRDVLIHALASEMKLEAVTTEYRGHARDLGRRAADSDDIDLVVALGGDGTVNEVVNGLLHRGPDVDSLPKLAVVPGGSTNVFARALGLPNDAVEATGAILDALENRTERTVGLGLAAGTPGTEDESVPERWFTFCAGLGFDAGVVGRVEQKREHGKRSTHALYVRQVVRQFLNEAHRRHGTITLDVPGQDPVTDLALSIICNTAPWTYLGNRPVYASPKASFDTALDVLGLERLSTAAVAVYGTQLLTSSPDRGPRGKHAVSRHDLTDFTLHSKVPLPFQMDGDHLGLRTSVTFTGVRRALRVIV, encoded by the coding sequence ATGCGCGCACTCCTCGTGGTCAACCCGGCAGCTACCACCACCAGTGCCCGCACCCGTGACGTACTCATCCACGCCCTGGCCAGCGAGATGAAGCTGGAGGCGGTGACCACGGAGTACCGGGGTCACGCGCGGGACCTGGGGCGGCGGGCGGCCGACAGCGACGACATCGACCTGGTGGTCGCCCTCGGCGGCGACGGCACGGTGAACGAGGTCGTGAACGGGCTGCTGCACCGGGGCCCGGACGTGGACAGCCTGCCGAAGCTCGCCGTGGTCCCCGGCGGCTCCACCAATGTCTTCGCGCGCGCCCTGGGGCTGCCGAACGACGCGGTGGAGGCGACGGGCGCGATTCTGGACGCCCTGGAGAACCGGACCGAACGCACGGTCGGTCTGGGCCTGGCCGCCGGCACCCCGGGAACCGAGGACGAGTCCGTACCCGAACGCTGGTTCACTTTCTGTGCCGGTCTCGGTTTCGACGCCGGAGTGGTCGGCCGGGTCGAACAGAAGCGCGAGCACGGCAAGCGGTCGACGCATGCGCTGTACGTACGCCAGGTGGTGCGCCAGTTCCTGAACGAGGCCCACCGCAGACACGGGACGATCACGCTGGACGTGCCCGGCCAGGACCCCGTGACCGACCTCGCGCTCTCCATAATCTGCAACACCGCCCCCTGGACCTACCTGGGGAATCGTCCGGTGTACGCCTCTCCGAAGGCCTCCTTCGACACCGCTCTGGACGTCCTGGGACTGGAGCGTCTGTCCACCGCGGCGGTGGCCGTGTACGGCACCCAGCTGCTCACTTCGAGCCCTGACAGAGGGCCGCGCGGGAAGCACGCCGTTTCACGCCATGACCTCACGGACTTCACCTTGCATTCAAAGGTCCCACTGCCCTTCCAGATGGACGGCGACCACCTGGGACTGCGCACGAGCGTGACGTTCACAGGCGTACGCCGTGCACTGCGTGTGATTGTGTGA
- a CDS encoding family 2B encapsulin nanocompartment shell protein, with protein sequence MSVGEEVRDTQAPPQQSLGTAAARNLATTTKSAPQMQEITSRWLLKMLPWVQVQGGTYRVNRRLSYSVGDGRVTFVQTGDRVAVIPAELGELPALRNFEDEEVLAELARRCEQRDVAAGEVLAAAGDAADRVFLLAHGKVEKIGSGLYGDETELEVLADGAYFGDQSLVDGDAVWEYTARAVTACTLLTLSRADVFNLAERAEPLRAHLAGLLSIPHQRTNKYGEAAIDLSAGHVGEAVVPHTFVDYDAAPREYELSVAQTVLKVHSRVADLYNQPMNQTEQQLRLTVEALRERQEHELINNREFGLLNNCDYGQRLQPHDGVPSPDDMDELLSRRRGSKLFLAHPRAIAAFGRECNRRGLVPESVDIGGHHVPAWRGVPIFPSNKIPVTDARTTSIICMRTGEAEQGVIGLQQTGIPDEIEPSLSVRFMGIDEQAIISYLVTAYYSAAILVPDALGVLENVEVSRWR encoded by the coding sequence ATGTCCGTTGGTGAAGAGGTTCGCGACACGCAGGCGCCGCCGCAGCAGAGTCTGGGGACGGCAGCTGCGCGGAACCTCGCGACGACCACCAAATCCGCGCCGCAGATGCAGGAGATCACCTCACGGTGGCTGCTGAAGATGCTGCCGTGGGTGCAGGTACAGGGCGGTACGTACCGGGTGAACCGTCGGCTCAGCTATTCGGTCGGTGACGGCCGGGTGACGTTCGTCCAGACCGGGGACCGGGTCGCCGTGATCCCCGCCGAGCTGGGGGAACTGCCCGCTCTGCGCAACTTCGAGGACGAGGAGGTCCTCGCCGAGCTCGCCCGCAGGTGCGAGCAGCGGGATGTGGCCGCGGGGGAGGTGCTCGCCGCGGCGGGGGACGCGGCGGACCGGGTCTTCCTGCTGGCGCACGGCAAGGTGGAGAAGATCGGATCCGGCCTCTACGGGGACGAGACGGAGCTCGAAGTCCTCGCCGACGGCGCGTACTTCGGCGACCAGAGCCTCGTGGACGGGGACGCCGTCTGGGAGTACACCGCCCGGGCCGTCACCGCGTGCACGCTGCTGACGCTCAGCCGTGCGGACGTGTTCAACCTGGCGGAGCGCGCAGAGCCGCTCCGCGCCCATCTCGCCGGTCTGCTCTCCATCCCGCACCAGCGGACCAACAAGTACGGCGAGGCGGCGATCGACCTCTCCGCCGGCCATGTCGGCGAGGCCGTGGTCCCGCACACCTTCGTCGACTACGACGCCGCACCCCGCGAGTACGAACTGAGCGTCGCGCAGACGGTGCTCAAGGTGCACAGCAGGGTCGCCGACCTCTACAACCAGCCGATGAACCAGACCGAGCAACAGTTGCGGCTCACGGTCGAGGCGCTCCGCGAGCGCCAGGAGCACGAGCTGATCAACAACCGGGAGTTCGGCCTCCTCAACAACTGCGACTACGGCCAGCGGCTCCAGCCGCACGACGGGGTGCCCAGCCCCGACGACATGGACGAGCTGCTCTCGCGCCGGCGCGGATCGAAGCTCTTCCTCGCCCACCCGCGCGCCATCGCCGCCTTCGGCCGCGAGTGCAACCGGCGCGGACTGGTCCCGGAGAGCGTGGACATCGGCGGCCACCACGTGCCCGCCTGGCGCGGGGTGCCGATCTTCCCGTCCAACAAGATCCCGGTCACCGACGCCCGCACCACCTCCATCATCTGCATGAGGACCGGTGAGGCCGAACAGGGCGTCATCGGCCTCCAGCAGACCGGCATCCCGGACGAGATCGAGCCGAGCCTCTCGGTCCGCTTCATGGGCATCGACGAGCAGGCGATCATCTCCTACCTGGTGACTGCGTACTACTCCGCCGCCATCCTGGTACCGGACGCCCTCGGCGTACTGGAGAACGTGGAGGTGAGCCGCTGGCGCTGA
- a CDS encoding Rrf2 family transcriptional regulator — MRLTRYTDVALRVLMRLAVAEGADPPTTREVADTMRVPYTHTAKVVARLQHLGLLDARRGRGGGLTLTSAGRSASIGALVRELEGTDDVVECEGATPCPLRSGCRLRGALRKAQEAFYASLDPITVTDLVASPTGPLLLGIGSGPPPD, encoded by the coding sequence ATGCGGCTGACCAGGTACACCGACGTGGCGCTCCGCGTCCTCATGCGGCTGGCGGTCGCCGAAGGCGCGGACCCGCCCACCACGCGCGAGGTGGCGGACACCATGCGGGTGCCCTACACGCACACCGCCAAGGTCGTCGCCCGCCTCCAGCACCTCGGCCTGCTGGACGCCCGGCGCGGCCGGGGCGGCGGACTCACCCTCACCTCGGCCGGGCGCTCCGCCTCGATCGGCGCTCTCGTGAGGGAGCTGGAGGGCACGGACGACGTCGTGGAGTGCGAGGGCGCCACACCCTGCCCGCTGCGCTCCGGCTGCCGGCTGCGCGGCGCCCTGCGGAAGGCCCAGGAGGCCTTCTACGCCTCACTCGACCCGATCACCGTCACCGATCTCGTCGCCTCCCCCACCGGCCCCCTGCTGCTCGGCATCGGCAGCGGACCGCCACCGGACTGA
- a CDS encoding WhiB family transcriptional regulator codes for MDWRHNAVCREEDPELFFPIGNTGPALLQIEEAKAVCRRCPVMEQCLQWALESGQDSGVWGGLSEDERRAMKRRAARNRARNASA; via the coding sequence ATGGACTGGCGTCACAACGCCGTTTGTCGTGAGGAAGACCCCGAGCTGTTCTTCCCCATCGGCAACACCGGTCCTGCGCTGCTGCAGATCGAGGAAGCCAAGGCCGTCTGCCGTCGCTGCCCCGTCATGGAGCAGTGCCTGCAGTGGGCGCTCGAGTCCGGCCAGGACTCCGGCGTCTGGGGTGGCCTCAGCGAGGACGAGCGCCGCGCGATGAAGCGCCGTGCCGCTCGCAACCGGGCGCGTAACGCCAGCGCCTGA
- a CDS encoding anti-sigma regulatory factor, with translation MSQIAGEPGNQDFVEVRLPAAGAYLSVLRTATAGLAARLDFTLDEIEDLRIAVDEACAILLQQAVPGSVLSCVFRLIDDSLEVTVSAPTTDGRAPERDTFAWTVLSALAGKVDSTVADDRTVSISLYKQRGAGPGPA, from the coding sequence GTGTCCCAGATCGCAGGCGAGCCCGGGAATCAGGACTTCGTAGAGGTCCGGCTGCCCGCTGCGGGTGCCTACCTGTCGGTGCTGCGAACGGCCACGGCCGGTCTCGCAGCGCGTTTGGACTTCACTCTCGACGAGATCGAGGATCTTCGCATCGCGGTCGACGAGGCCTGCGCGATCCTGCTTCAGCAGGCCGTGCCCGGCTCCGTCCTCAGCTGCGTGTTCCGTCTCATCGACGACTCTCTCGAGGTGACGGTGTCGGCCCCCACGACGGACGGCCGCGCACCCGAGCGTGACACCTTCGCCTGGACGGTGCTCTCCGCACTGGCCGGCAAGGTCGACTCGACGGTCGCGGACGACCGTACGGTCAGCATCAGCCTCTACAAACAGCGCGGCGCGGGCCCCGGGCCGGCGTGA
- a CDS encoding UBP-type zinc finger domain-containing protein, translated as MSECAHVADLPRPEPVPLGDTCPECVAAGTHPVQLRLCLTCGHVGCCDSSPLRHATGHFRETGHPVMRSFEPGESWRWCFEDGSIV; from the coding sequence ATGAGCGAGTGTGCGCATGTAGCGGATCTGCCACGCCCCGAGCCCGTACCGCTCGGGGACACCTGCCCCGAGTGCGTGGCCGCGGGCACCCACCCCGTGCAGCTGCGGCTCTGCCTGACCTGCGGGCACGTCGGCTGCTGCGATTCCTCACCCCTGCGGCACGCCACCGGGCACTTCCGGGAGACCGGTCACCCGGTGATGCGGAGCTTCGAGCCGGGCGAGAGCTGGCGCTGGTGCTTCGAGGACGGTTCGATCGTCTGA